The Thomasclavelia ramosa DSM 1402 genome includes a region encoding these proteins:
- a CDS encoding Cof-type HAD-IIB family hydrolase gives MNTKIAFFDIDGTLVNVPNGMLHPTDETIRVLNEFKNQGNKIVIATARGEVPESVANIEFDGYICNDGHYIRFNNEILIDEQFDNGMVQKQLDVYAKYNGRSMFNGRGGAWCSFLDDELVIKHRAMFQGTTERPTDVNEVFKTSDVKAVSCCVLFDSAAQLWAAYHELEDEFTMIPYDTGLIRMDVYCKGFTKGTACEYLYQKLGIDYENTYAFGDGINDVEMLQLVKHGIAMGNAIPKLKSVASEITDSVDNDGIAQSFKKHFNI, from the coding sequence ATGAATACGAAAATAGCGTTTTTTGATATTGATGGGACATTAGTTAATGTACCTAATGGGATGTTACATCCAACTGATGAGACAATAAGGGTTTTAAATGAATTTAAAAATCAAGGTAATAAGATCGTCATTGCAACAGCTCGGGGTGAAGTACCTGAAAGTGTGGCAAACATTGAATTTGATGGGTATATTTGTAATGATGGACATTATATTCGTTTTAATAATGAGATTTTGATTGATGAACAATTTGATAATGGAATGGTGCAGAAGCAATTAGATGTATATGCAAAATATAATGGTCGTTCAATGTTTAATGGTCGCGGTGGTGCATGGTGCAGTTTTCTTGATGATGAATTGGTTATAAAACATCGTGCTATGTTTCAGGGAACAACTGAAAGACCAACTGATGTTAATGAGGTATTTAAAACTAGTGATGTTAAAGCGGTAAGCTGTTGTGTTTTATTTGATAGTGCAGCACAGTTGTGGGCAGCTTATCATGAATTAGAAGATGAATTTACGATGATTCCGTATGATACAGGTTTGATTCGAATGGATGTTTATTGCAAAGGGTTCACTAAGGGAACTGCTTGTGAATATTTATATCAAAAATTAGGAATTGATTATGAAAACACGTATGCTTTTGGTGACGGTATCAACGATGTAGAGATGTTACAATTGGTTAAACATGGTATTGCTATGGGGAATGCTATTCCTAAATTAAAAAGTGTAGCAAGTGAAATAACTGATAGTGTTGATAATGATGGGATTGCTCAAAGTTTTAAAAAGCATTTTAATATTTAA
- the vanG gene encoding D-alanine--D-serine ligase VanG — MKRKTIAILFGGKSSEYEVSLQSAAAIIKNFPQEKYDLYLIGITRAGQWFHYDGEIEKISNDTWNQELLNPVTVCLEPERQAVMEIVDNKIIYQQIDAVLPVLHGKNGEDGTVQGLMELAKIPVLGCGLLASALCMDKYRAHQLVKAAGIKVTRSVLVHNINDFNVKALNFPLFVKPLKAGSSYGISKVVKMEELTKALEYAFNYDNEVIVEEAVEGFEVGCAIIGNDELTVGEVDEIELSGGFFDYDEKYTLKTSTIHMPARIDEVTARKIQETAKIIYQTLACQNFARVDMFLTPNNEIVFNEVNTIPGFTDHSRFPQMMKGVGFEFSELIDKIVAIGLKYADGNFK; from the coding sequence ATGAAAAGAAAAACAATAGCTATTTTATTTGGAGGAAAATCAAGTGAATATGAAGTGTCGCTACAATCAGCAGCTGCGATTATAAAGAATTTTCCGCAAGAAAAATATGATCTTTATTTAATCGGGATTACGAGAGCAGGACAGTGGTTTCATTATGATGGGGAAATTGAAAAAATTAGTAATGATACTTGGAATCAAGAACTGCTTAATCCAGTGACGGTATGTTTAGAACCAGAAAGACAAGCAGTGATGGAAATAGTTGATAATAAAATAATCTATCAGCAAATTGATGCGGTTTTACCGGTCTTGCATGGAAAAAATGGTGAGGATGGTACTGTTCAAGGATTAATGGAGCTTGCAAAAATACCAGTACTTGGCTGCGGATTATTAGCATCAGCATTATGTATGGATAAATATCGAGCTCACCAGTTAGTCAAAGCAGCAGGGATAAAGGTTACTAGGTCTGTGCTTGTACATAATATAAATGATTTTAATGTTAAAGCATTGAATTTTCCATTATTTGTTAAACCATTAAAAGCTGGATCATCATATGGAATTAGTAAAGTTGTCAAAATGGAAGAATTAACAAAAGCACTTGAATATGCCTTTAATTACGATAATGAAGTAATTGTAGAGGAAGCTGTTGAAGGGTTTGAGGTAGGTTGTGCGATTATTGGCAACGATGAATTGACTGTTGGTGAGGTAGATGAAATAGAATTATCGGGAGGTTTTTTTGATTATGATGAAAAGTATACTTTGAAAACTTCAACAATTCATATGCCCGCTAGAATTGATGAAGTAACGGCAAGGAAAATTCAAGAAACTGCAAAAATTATTTATCAGACATTAGCTTGTCAGAATTTTGCTAGGGTAGACATGTTTTTAACGCCAAACAATGAAATAGTTTTTAATGAGGTTAATACGATTCCTGGTTTTACTGATCATAGCCGTTTTCCCCAGATGATGAAAGGAGTAGGTTTTGAATTTAGTGAATTAATAGATAAAATTGTTGCGATAGGGCTTAAGTATGCAGATGGTAACTTTAAATAA
- a CDS encoding D-alanyl-D-alanine carboxypeptidase family protein, giving the protein MQMVTLNKDDIYQGPLVLVNHNYPIANNYQITNCSTAKDSTISLEKTAMEMLTKALQEIKAEDKIVLVSGLRSGQEQAMIYNQAIQNHGKEFVDKFVARVNCSEHQTGLAIDLAVKNETIDIFCPDFTSQEICQQFRDIASDYGFIQRYSKNKIDFTKISEEPWHFRYVGIVHAKIMEENQWCFEEYHLYIKNHSIFNPYVLDCQGKLVEVFYVPAVNEQTKLNLSDHGSYQISGNNCDGFIITSWRPYV; this is encoded by the coding sequence ATGCAGATGGTAACTTTAAATAAAGATGATATTTACCAAGGTCCATTAGTATTGGTTAATCATAATTATCCAATTGCAAATAACTATCAAATTACTAACTGTTCGACTGCCAAGGATTCAACAATATCATTAGAAAAAACGGCTATGGAGATGCTAACAAAAGCATTACAGGAAATTAAAGCAGAAGATAAGATTGTTTTAGTCAGTGGTTTAAGAAGCGGTCAAGAACAAGCTATGATCTATAATCAGGCTATTCAAAATCATGGAAAAGAGTTTGTTGATAAGTTTGTTGCTAGAGTGAACTGTAGTGAGCATCAAACAGGTCTAGCCATTGATTTAGCAGTAAAAAATGAAACAATTGATATCTTTTGTCCTGATTTTACAAGTCAGGAAATCTGTCAACAATTTCGTGATATTGCAAGTGATTATGGCTTTATTCAGAGATATTCTAAAAATAAAATTGATTTTACCAAAATTAGTGAGGAACCATGGCATTTTCGCTATGTTGGGATTGTTCATGCAAAAATTATGGAAGAAAATCAGTGGTGTTTTGAAGAATATCATTTATATATAAAAAATCATTCTATTTTCAATCCATATGTTTTAGACTGCCAAGGAAAGTTAGTTGAAGTATTTTATGTTCCAGCAGTTAATGAACAGACTAAGTTAAACTTAAGTGATCATGGTAGTTATCAAATATCGGGAAATAATTGTGATGGTTTTATTATTACATCATGGAGGCCATATGTCTAA
- a CDS encoding acyltransferase: MSKVKGYPLIDCFRIIAAILVVTIHTSPLDTISPTLDFYLTRGLGRIAVPFFFITTAYFYFLNPSKKRLYKIIKQTLLIYLAAIIIYLPLNLYNHYFNQSNLIYEIIKDVLFDGTFYHLWYLPATVLGLITVAVLDKRVSLLTSFSIVVLLYLIGLGGDSYYGLIHPYCKWGYDLIFLISDYTRNGIFFAPLFIWIGKLLAVKQFNFSLRVIVISTILAISLMFIEISLLKGYQDAADYVFVRHDSMNILLPVVMFWLYQGLLRISGKRISKCKDLSLAIYLFHPLMIVVVRGIGKLLKCDHLVVDPLIQFISVLIITVLFSEILLKGKEKYGEYSHKSQLDRS, encoded by the coding sequence ATGTCTAAAGTAAAAGGTTATCCCTTAATCGACTGTTTTAGGATAATTGCTGCAATTTTAGTTGTCACGATTCATACTTCACCATTAGATACAATTAGCCCAACTTTAGATTTTTATTTAACTCGTGGATTAGGACGTATTGCAGTACCATTCTTTTTTATCACAACTGCTTATTTCTATTTTCTTAATCCCAGTAAAAAACGACTATATAAGATTATTAAACAGACACTATTGATTTATTTAGCAGCAATAATTATTTATTTACCATTAAATCTTTATAATCATTATTTTAATCAAAGTAATCTGATTTATGAAATAATTAAAGATGTTTTGTTCGATGGAACTTTCTATCATTTGTGGTATTTACCAGCAACAGTTCTAGGATTGATCACTGTTGCAGTATTAGATAAACGGGTATCTTTATTAACGAGTTTTTCAATTGTGGTACTACTTTATTTAATTGGATTAGGTGGTGATTCGTATTATGGTTTGATACACCCATATTGTAAATGGGGGTATGACTTGATTTTTTTAATAAGTGATTATACACGAAATGGTATTTTCTTTGCACCGTTATTCATTTGGATTGGAAAACTTCTTGCGGTAAAGCAATTTAACTTTAGTTTAAGAGTAATCGTTATTAGCACGATATTAGCAATAAGTTTGATGTTTATAGAAATATCACTGTTGAAAGGTTATCAAGATGCAGCAGATTATGTTTTTGTACGTCATGATTCAATGAATATCTTATTGCCGGTAGTAATGTTTTGGCTATATCAGGGACTTTTACGAATATCAGGCAAACGAATATCTAAATGTAAAGATCTATCGTTAGCTATTTATCTTTTTCATCCCTTGATGATTGTTGTTGTTCGTGGAATAGGTAAATTATTGAAGTGTGATCATTTAGTTGTTGACCCGCTGATTCAGTTTATTAGTGTATTGATAATAACTGTTTTATTTTCAGAGATTTTATTGAAAGGAAAAGAGAAGTATGGTGAATATTCGCACAAGTCGCAGTTGGATCGAAGTTGA
- the vanT gene encoding serine racemase VanT catalytic subunit, producing MVNIRTSRSWIEVDLDAITHNLDELSSLLNKNSSLMVVVKAEGYGHGLVEVAKHCQKMGIEAFAVATIDEGIKLREHGIYGEILVLGYSHPIRAIELHNYRLIQTIVNREHARQLNESGHMINVHIKIDTGMHRLGFDLSDYESIKEIYDYQFIHIQGYFTHLCVCDSKRKVDQEYTQKQIAAFYDLINELKLRHYDIGKVHLQSSYGLVNYPEINADYARVGILMYGVYSTFNDYSKVQLDLKPALTIKAQIAMLHYLTKGASLGYGLTYKVNRDSVIAVIPIGYGDGLPRILSSNGSVLIKGQKCPIVGRICMDQMLVDVSEISDISDNDLVTVIGQDGTEEIRVEEIALEANTISNEILSRLGSRLPRIYRGG from the coding sequence ATGGTGAATATTCGCACAAGTCGCAGTTGGATCGAAGTTGATCTAGATGCAATCACGCATAATCTTGATGAATTGAGTTCATTATTAAATAAAAATAGTTCATTAATGGTAGTTGTTAAAGCAGAAGGATATGGTCATGGGTTAGTAGAAGTTGCGAAACATTGTCAAAAAATGGGAATTGAAGCTTTTGCAGTTGCTACTATCGATGAAGGTATCAAACTTCGAGAACATGGGATATATGGCGAAATTTTAGTACTTGGTTATAGTCATCCCATTCGTGCAATTGAATTACATAATTATCGTTTGATTCAAACCATTGTAAATCGTGAGCATGCTCGGCAATTAAATGAAAGTGGGCATATGATCAATGTTCATATTAAGATTGATACTGGAATGCATCGTTTAGGTTTTGATTTAAGCGATTATGAGAGTATTAAAGAAATATATGATTACCAGTTTATTCATATTCAGGGTTATTTTACACATCTTTGTGTTTGTGATAGTAAAAGGAAAGTTGATCAAGAATACACCCAAAAACAAATAGCTGCTTTTTATGATTTAATTAATGAATTAAAATTAAGACATTATGATATAGGAAAGGTTCATCTTCAAAGTAGTTATGGATTAGTAAATTATCCTGAAATCAATGCCGATTATGCTCGGGTTGGGATTTTAATGTATGGAGTGTACTCAACGTTCAATGATTATTCAAAAGTACAATTAGATTTAAAACCAGCTTTAACAATTAAAGCACAAATTGCAATGCTGCATTATTTGACTAAAGGCGCGAGTCTTGGTTATGGCTTGACTTATAAGGTTAATCGTGATAGTGTAATTGCCGTTATTCCAATTGGCTATGGTGATGGATTGCCACGTATACTTTCTTCAAATGGAAGTGTTTTGATCAAAGGTCAAAAGTGTCCAATAGTTGGAAGAATTTGTATGGATCAAATGCTTGTAGATGTTAGCGAGATTAGTGATATCAGTGATAATGATCTAGTCACCGTAATTGGTCAAGATGGTACAGAAGAAATTAGGGTAGAAGAAATTGCACTTGAAGCTAATACAATTAGTAATGAGATTTTGAGTCGTTTAGGAAGTCGACTGCCAAGAATATATCGAGGAGGATAA